A window of Rhodothermales bacterium genomic DNA:
CGCGTGTATTCGTTGGCAGCCAGCAGATACTGCTCCGACGCCCGGTAGGCATGTGCCAACTGGAGCTGGGCATCGGCGGCCCATTCATGCGAGCGGCCGAAATCGAAGGCGCCCTGGAAGTACTCGATGGCGATATCGTATCGGCCCGCCTCGAAGCGCTCCATGCCCCGCTCATAAGCCTCCTGCGGCGACGTGTACCGGACCCGATTGGGCGAGGAGCACCCGGCGAGGACCAGGACGAGGACAAGGATGGAGAGTCGTTTCATGGAAGGGCAGTGCGCGATGGGAAGCAGGGCGGATGGTACGAGGCCCTTCGGGGGCAGTTCCTCACCGTTGGAGCACCAGACGGCCGTCCCGGTACCGGTGGTAGAACATCCCTTGGTTTACGTTCGTGCCGTCAAAATGGATGCGGTGGCCCAATCCCTGGAACGGGGGAGCCTGCCGGATGGCATCGGCCAGTTCCGCGGCTTCGTACGTGTCCATCAATCCGAGCAGGAAGGTCGTCCCATCGTATCCGGCGAAGGCCAACCGGTCGGGTTCGGTCCTGGCCAGGGTTCGGAAGGATGCGATGAAGGCCGCTGTGGCCCGCTCGTCGTATCCCGAATAATAATCATTCACATACGATACGCCGTACTGGCTGGCGTGCGCCGTCATGGGCAGGTCATGCCAGCTCGAATTGCCCACAATGCGCGTGGTCTTGCCGAAGCGATCCATACTGGACAGGACGCCTCCGGCCACCCGCTGGCGGTCCGGGCTGACAATGGGCATGAACAGGGCTTCCACATGGTCAAGCGTATCGGCCGGGAAGAAGTTGTCCAGTTCCAGCCAGTTCCGCTCCTCGGGCAAGAGCACGATCAGGTTTATCCGGGCGCCGAGCCGGGACGCTTCCTGGATGAAGGCATCCGTAATGCGTTCCGACAGTCCGGCGGGGTCCATGGACGCGATGACACCCAGGCTGTCCAGGCGCAATCCGTTCACGGCATGGCGGGCGGCCAGGCGGCCCCGGACTTCCATGCTGGGGTTGGCCTGGAATGCCATCCGGCGACCCCGGCTGACGGCCTCGTCGGTGGCCATGGGGGCCATGAAGACCAGTCCCTGGCGTTCGGCTTCGGCAGCGGCGGCAATGGCATTCTCCGAATACAGGGTGCCGAAAATGGCATCGGCGTTCTCGGCGGCCAGTTCCTGCACGGCGCGGCGGACGGCGTCGGGGCCGCCGTCCGCATCCCGGAAAATCATTTCCACCGGTCGACGGGTCTCGGCGGCGTTGTGCCTGCGGACCGCCAGGTGAATGCCGTTGAACATTTCCTGGGTCTGCAGCCGGTCCTCGCCGTCCAGCGACAGGATGATGCCGAGGCGGGCCGGCTCCAGCCGGGCCACATCCTGTGCATTTTCGGCCAACGCCAGGAGGCGCGCCGCGTCGCTCGTGAACCGGGAATCGGGATACGTGTCGGCGAAGGAGCGCACGAGCGACGCAGCGCGTGCATATTGGCCCAGCCGGTACGCCGACCGGGCG
This region includes:
- a CDS encoding ABC transporter substrate-binding protein; the encoded protein is MVLVLLFLASAPVAAAQQIPHATADSLVTSGLAAFEAGSWSEAQADFDRVLREYSSSTAASTSAFMAARSAYRLGQYARAASLVRSFADTYPDSRFTSDAARLLALAENAQDVARLEPARLGIILSLDGEDRLQTQEMFNGIHLAVRRHNAAETRRPVEMIFRDADGGPDAVRRAVQELAAENADAIFGTLYSENAIAAAAEAERQGLVFMAPMATDEAVSRGRRMAFQANPSMEVRGRLAARHAVNGLRLDSLGVIASMDPAGLSERITDAFIQEASRLGARINLIVLLPEERNWLELDNFFPADTLDHVEALFMPIVSPDRQRVAGGVLSSMDRFGKTTRIVGNSSWHDLPMTAHASQYGVSYVNDYYSGYDERATAAFIASFRTLARTEPDRLAFAGYDGTTFLLGLMDTYEAAELADAIRQAPPFQGLGHRIHFDGTNVNQGMFYHRYRDGRLVLQR